In Pangasianodon hypophthalmus isolate fPanHyp1 chromosome 1, fPanHyp1.pri, whole genome shotgun sequence, the genomic window GGTGTTCAAATGGATTCATGAGCTTCCTCTCTTTAAAGTCCCTTGTGCATGTTATTTCATTCCGATCGTACCAGCAGTTAATGACGcagtgtattggtgtgtgtgtgtgtgggtgtgtgttcagtaatctATGTAGAGACTGACAGAGGATCAGACCCTGATCTAAGAGCAGTAAGAggagctgcagtgtgtgcacATCCACTCTATCCACTTATCGGCTGGGTTTAGTTTACTATAGCAGGTTGATTTAACCCCTTCACTCCCACACTGCAGCATCACATGGACGAGCTGCGCTACTACACAGCCTTCTCATTATTCAAgtcagtgtttcatttcattatggTAGATTTTAACAttgttcataataataataataataataatatagtgtaTGGTATCTGTATTATTcactgtataatatattatacagtatactatataatacaatatactaaaatacactgtgtgtgtatatatatatatatatatatatatacacacacagtgtattttAGAAACATAGACTAATGTTTAAACAATTAGGATTCTTTGTACATGTTTTAATTCCTCATAACTAAATAATATGATAATTGCTCCACTATGTTGTTATATTTGGCTGAATTTTTAGTCCTCCACCACTATTCAGGTTTGTAAACCTCACGCTATCCCAGGATAAGATACAATTCTGGTTAATAAGGCAACTATTTGTCATTTGATGATTCCGTTGAATCTGCTAGGATTCGGTAAGATTTAGATTCGTAAGGTGATGAGTCGATATGTGACGATTCCAATGAATCTGCTAGGATTCAATACGATTTCTATTCTTAAGGTAACAATTCAGTATCTGACAATACCAGTGTGTCTGctatatgatatgatacgatacaatttcagttttgtttcataAAACTAAGTAGCAATACTTGACGATTCCCTTGAACCTGCTACGATGTGATTCATTTTAGTAGACTCTGATCAATACGTGatctttgttcagaatctgcgCTAGGCCTGCCATTCGTTTGTGAATGATGATGACGGAGAGAAGGATTATTTTCAACTATCAGAGTTACAGGCAAATCACTTTTACACATCAGCTTAAAAatatgagtattttttttttacaccattttcaATGATCattgatttatgattgttacCTTTTCATTCGATGCCTCAATCCATAGTCCAATTGTTGCACTCCTACTAATCAGTAGGCTACCATTATAGGAtcgttgctatggttacatctCTCAGGGAGTACAACCAGTGTAAAGTATGTACACACAAAATTAGAGGTTGTCTTAATATTAGGTTGTATTATTTGTAGCATTATTTAGTCAATTACATTAGTAAGCTCCAGCTAGCTACCTAACCCAGGTTTTTACTGGACATAGCTAGACTTTCTGTGTCTACCAAGTTAACACTGATACCCTTAGTAATGACTTACAGTCAGACTACTGCGTAAAAACACCATTACTGATGTTAACATGGCAGTTTTAATGGGCTGCCAGCAGTCTGAATACAACAATACACAAATATTACAGTACACCAATAATTTCAAAAAATTGTTGGgaaattcctgtggtataaaaggaataaaacactgcagaacatgctgttatagagaaataatcaaatctgcagtggtaacagtaactctgcttcatcacaccacctggtcgttgattattttcttataacagcatgtcctgcagtgttctattccttttataccacagcaacttgccaacaatttttatttattaaagaacgacacatcatacttttaatccatttatagttcctGTATTCACGtacgttatagtagctataaacagtcgtttcttCAAAaaaactctgactgttacaaagcgctgacactggagactccttccttaaatgaatgtctcctcacagaaaaaaaaaaaatcaccatatcagtgattacacacattttttacatctctctctctctctctctctcctttctgcaCAGGCTGTTTGCAGTGAAAGATGAAACGAAAGCCCAGTGAGACACGGCAGCGTGCGATGTCCTACAGTAATCGGAAACCTGACCCCAGCACCGAATGTTATAAAAAGATGCTAACAATAAACATTTAGCCAAAGCGGAAGAAGCCATAAAAGCCAAACCCACCTGCAATGCAGGATTTATAACAGGTcataaatctgaaatgatcAATAAAGTGTTAAGTGCCGTCCACAAAGCAGATGTGCTCTGGTGGCTGCACTTACTCGCTGCCTGGTGTTGTGTCTGAATGCACGTATCCATTCGTTTAAAATCAATGATGGGGTTAAATATCAACAGgacacagaaagaaaatggtttCATACAGCAGTGTTTATTATATCGATGATACATCATAGTACACTGAAATAACAGGtgtttcttaaaaataataaaattaaataaataaaatattcacatgACTCACTCACCGactttcagtaagcactttatcctggtcagggtcgtggtggatccggagtctatcccgggaagacggggcgtgaggcaggaacacacactggatgggacaccTTTATATCACACATTCTCACTAGGACTCTTTTACTAATTTATCTGGGGTCAGTTTTTTattgaaagaaggaaagaaaaaagaaagaagagtgtgaaagaaagatagaacagagtgaaagcaaacaaatgaaagaataaaagaaagaacgaagagtgtgaaagaaagaagcatagaaagaaagaaagaaagagatgccaatgaaaaaagtaaagtaGGAGAAAGCAGGGTCAGTATTAGtattactgtctctctctttcggtctgtctcactctgtctatctctctctctctctctctctttctctctctgcatctctctgagttttttttctaaacaacCCCAGCAGCACTTTTCCAAATTGAAATATCATATTAAGTAAAAACAATACCCGAGCAGGAATTACAAGGCAGTGTAATCCAAAAAGTGTGTGATTGGGAGAGGATTATGAAGGAGCCAGCGGCGAGGTGGATTTACTCACGAGCTGGAGAAGGATTTTCAGCATGGCCGGGGATTTAGCGCTGTCCTACCTCGTGATGTTATGTCCCTTCGTCACAGATTTTAGATTTGATTTCACCCCTTCTAACCAGTAGGTgtggtgagaatcacctggataccttcttaTGCATGCTGAGACCTTCAACGATGTCACCATGTGACCATATGATGTAATGTTTGATATAAACTCTGTTGTCATACAGTCATagttctctttctccttccctTCCTTGCCTTGTACACATCAAATCTCATGTACACCTTCTGGAGCTACCTACAGCTTGTGAGTTACAGGTGCCCTCTCCTCCACATCTGGAAATAGACTCCTATCATCTCCTGTCATCTCTTCATTGCTGCAGTAAACATAGTTTGTACTTTTTGTAGTCATGTGGCTACTAGCTTGCGTTGGATTCCCTTGTTTGTTTTCTAGCCTTGCTATCTTTAATTTCTGCACTGTCTGTAGCACTCACctctcatttcctcaccaggGTGTGTCTTCAGCCTTTGTAGATGCATGGTTGAGTGATTCTCTTTTGCCATTCTGCACTCTCCACCACTAATCTTGTGGATTTTGCTGGACTCTTCTAACATATAACATAGACTTGGGATTCCCATTTATCCCCCATATACGTTTTGAGTGGGGCCTCTCTTGGCACTACCTGACTGTGGCTAAGCATACCTAGCATGGTTGAGTGGCCACTTCAACACACTGAGGGTGTCCACTGTTAAGCTGGAACACCGTGCACCATTTTCCTAATCCTTTGTACAGTCCAACTTCCAGAAATGTGTAAATCAACTCTGCCAAAGCTACCCTATGTGCCAGGGTTGCTCCGTAGGCCTGCGACCAATGAAGCCCTGGAGAGAAGACCACAAGCCTCCACCATTAGTCAAATGGAATCTGCCAATTAAGAGTGTGGGCTGCTGGCAGGATGCTTTACAGCTGAAAACATTTCTCATTGGGCAGCAAATACATTAGACCAGTGAGCCCTGATGACACTCACGCAGTGGGACAAATTTTAGTTCCACTGTCAGCCCCATTTTCAAGGCTTAGCACCTTGATCATTTCAGACCCCAGCAAGTTTGCCAGCAATtgcaatataacaaaaaaaattggtacTCCTCAATGAACTTCCCAGATCCAAAAAAAGGATGGTGGGTTCTGTCTGATTCTAGATTTGAGAGGGCCGATCTGTGCAATGCATATTTTCATGTTCCAATCACTATGGAGCACAGATGCCTTTTGAGGCAAAGTCCAAAGTCCTACACTTCTGCCTCATTCTAGCACCAGGAGTGTTCTTGAGATGCATGCAGGCAACCATGACACCCCTGATTTGGAAGACTGGCTCCTATGTGCCCGTGGATGTGGCTGCCAATGCAGGGTGTCACATCACCATGGATGGTGTCTCGCTGGAGGCTCTTAAACTTGTCACAGCCTTTCTGAAGGGTGTGAAGTTCTCCCAAGAGCCCAGTGTGTGATCTCTCTGTGTACTGGAGTCCCTTAAGACCCCCAACCAGCCCCACCCCAATTGAGCCCATGCAGGATGCCGAGCTGCCGAGTCTCTGTAAAGACTGACTTTTTTGCTAGCGATcactgagtgagagaatgacatGCCTTGGTGATAAGATAACCTTGCATGCGCTGGTGGCTGGCTGACTCCAGAGTTGCCTTAGGGTTGAACCCTGGACTTCTCCCTAAAGTCATATCTTTTGTTTATAATGATGTAAAAGCTGCCGAGTTGCTTTGCTTTGCCCAGTACACACCCTATGGTACAATTAGGACCAGACTGCAGCGATTCGATCATCAGATCAGCTGTTCGTCTATCATGAACAGAACTTGACATGCTATTCCATGAGGAGCATCTCCAGGATGTCTGCattggtgccacctgggggtcATGGTGTCCCTtctacacattcattcattcattcattcattcactgccATTTTGTCTTGGCCAGGGGACTTGCGTGCATCAGGGACCCCTAGAACTATGATGGCAGTAGCTTAGGCTCCGAGTAGGGTCACTGCAGGTGTACAGGGTGAAGGGTGGAAGCCTGAAAAAAACGAGATCCACCAGTCCCTCCACATTTATatgctataaatataaaagaactattatgaataaaaattatttagttGATACCTAAAGAATGCAATGGTCATGACTAATATGAGGAAACAGAATATAATTTGGGGAATTTGATCATGTCTGTGTATTgataatgaaattattaaataactaaattattattaaataaataatttcttgtGCAGAAAATTTGCCAGAAGTTGGAATCCGAAACCCATCAGATCACAAATATCCAAAAAAACACATGATGTTGCTTATAGCTTAATATGTTGCATggtcacagctgtgtgtgtgtgtgtgtgtgtgtgtgtgtgtgtgtgtgtgtgtgtgtgtgtatatactgcatGCTTACAGAAGCAAATCAGGCTCCTAACGATAATGATGACGAATCTCTCAGCCAAGGAGCTGGTCGTCTAAATTAAGTTTTGTCAATAATGTTCCTCCGATTTATCTTCTCAGGAGATCTGAACAGAAATATTGGTTACAGTAAGCGGCTGGCGGCGAATGATTTCTCTCAGCTTATTTACAGTAACGTCATTAGCATACAGAGGGACATATTGGATACTGCATTGGATATTGGATTCAGACGCGTGATACAGAGACATGTTTCTGCTCTTAATCCGCCACTCTGGCTACATGACCACACACTCATTCGATTGCTCGGTTATAAACAAGAGAACGAGGCTGAGAGGAAGCAGGCCGCTGGTTTATGGTCTGAACGGAGCGGTGGCATGATACATCAGTGTGACTATATCCTGTGATAAAATCTCAATTACTTACCATTAAAATTGTGCTTTGCTGATGTTTAGGCTGGAATGCTGTTTCTAAACTCAGTGAGTCACTTCAGAGGTTTCCAAAACcgattttttttactctaaaaaatgaaaaaaaaattacaacgataaaaataaaaatggtaaaatgttttgaaatggcATCAAacgtgtttagtgtttaatttttGGTTTGGTGtgtaagtagaaaaaaaaactcttaggaaaaaaaaaaagggttactAAAGTTTCTAAGagcataaataatgaaataaataaatcaaataaacaaaataaaacaaataaataaataatcaactaAGCaactaattaatttattaaacatgtaaatacacaaattaattattataataaataattacattaattttgcatttaaaattgtGCTAGGAATATAAAATTGTGTATATtaacacatatttttaaaaaacaattatattagGTCTTTTATTATTGAAGTGTACTATTtaacacagattattattattattattattattattatttcataccATGTGGaacttttgaaataaaataaaaacataactgCCTGAGAGATGTAATCCTAGCAACAATCGTATAAATGATAGCCTTTGatagcctacacacacacacacacacacacacacacacacacacacacacacacacacacagttgatgTAGGCTATAAGGCAGATTTCATTATGTAGTTATTTAGATATGACATatctatctcttttttttttttttatcagttgcACTGACCTTTATTGTTACTGATTAATCTGTGGCATTTCAGTTATTAGGTCATTTATTCTAATATGTATAATTCATttgctatataatatatatatatatatatatatatatatatatatatatatatatatatatatacacatacatacacacacacacacacacacacacaaaggcatgTGTATGATGGCcttcactgcatgtactgttaATAATAACCTCAGTTCCAATCAGCAGTGTTTGTTCATTGTTATCAAAGTGTTTCATGATAGTGTTAAatcacagaaagcttcaacaCGTCCATGTCTATATCCTCCAGTTTAACAGCCGGAAAACATGAAATTTCCTTAATTTCAGGTAAAATTCGGACAAGCGCATTTACTGAGTGAATAAACCTTTTATTTCCCGcaatactgaaaatgcagaatTTAGTATAGAGATCACACCACAGGCCTCCATCCTGCACATCTGtccttataataaataaataaataaataaataacaataacataaaTTTCCATGACAGAAacttgttggattttttttttttttttatcaaaccCTGGAAAGGTCTGGAACGTGAGGATTTCCACATCTTTTCCAGGAGTGTGGGAACACCCACATCATCCCACATTTGACTTTTCCGTAAGAAAATGGAAATATAATAcgatataataaaaaatatataatttcttaGAGATATGTGATTCACTCCCTTCAGCCCACATTTATCTACgtaaatattttatagtgtGATGATAACGTTTCCAGAAATCTTTACCAGgtctgaaaaatgaaattaaattttccCTGTTGGTCTTTTTCCAGGATTCTGGAAactatttttcctattttaaaaaaaattatgcaaaagCCCATGTAAAAAGTCAAGTTATGAGCTTTCATTAGACAGTGTGCTACTCACACTCGGCTGTGACGTATTTGCGTTCTGAAAGAGTCTCGCGTCTCTGGGAGCACTGTTTACACTCGACAGGACAGCGAGACAGCAACGTCTAacgttcgtttgtttgtttgagtcGTACAGTGACGTCATAGTTTTGTGATAACGTTAGCTCGGGTGTTCGTTTCTATTAATAGgtattttcttaccttcataGCTGCGTATGTACGATGAAGCATACAGTCTGACGCTTTTCTCCAGTTTACTAAAAGGAGCTTTGCAAGTGTTCTTACATAAACGATGAATGTCGTTGGCGTTTATTTTCGGGAGCTCCTGCAGACACCGGGAGTAAAACAGCATCACTGGCGTTCTAGTGGACGATGTTTCAATTATGAAATCAATTATCTTTCACATTCCTACAAATGATCGTTAATCAGATTTGTTCTGCAACATCCATGGCAAAATGCTGCCATGACTTTCCCAGGTTCTGAAAATGACAGGAAATACAATGGaattttctgtactttttccaGGAGtgtggaaacactgaaataattaCACTCAGTTTTTCCAactaaaagaaatgaataaatttatgcAATAAAAGATGATGGGCTTGTTACTTTTCACAGTAGAAAAAGCTACTTTATAGTGTGATGATAACTTTTCCAAAAACCTGCTGGACACTTCactaaaacatttccacatccagaaaattaattaaattattatttttttaattttcaatccCTTTTTCCTGAGTATGAGAACTCTGAAATCATCACATAATCCATTTTTTCAcgttaaaaaaaagcctgtgtaGAAAAGTCAGATTAACTTTCAAGAAACAACTGCACAATTCTGTAATAACTGatgatctttttttaatcagtatttgtTCATTAACATTCACGGCATTCGGCATGTTCACACTTTAGAAATCTGACGTAACCAATagtgaagaaaaatgaaaaacatttgttaGACCTAACGTTTTCTTTACACTGATTTACCTAGccgatttactttttttttggcatgtgaGTAATAATCCAGTGCCGTAAAGCTCAGAGCTGAGACACTGATGTAAGAGCCTCAGTCAAAAACTCAACCTAGAGGCTCCATggtctgggatttgaactcatgaccttctgctCAGAACCTTCACCACAAACGTCCTCAGTTCTACTGAGGCTCTGCGTATGAAGATCCATCTGAAATAGCGAACGTCTTcgatttctttttctcttcccctACTGTATAGTCCACGTGGATGCATATATGTCTAGAACCTTCCTCAGACGGGTACATGTGCACGTCTCCTTCCACCAGCGTGTCTTGCATGACCTCCACGGCCTGGTCCAGGTAAAGCACGGCCTGTTTCCAGTGCGTCTCGGGACTGAACGGGGACGTGGACAGGACGAGAGGATGTCTCGACCCCGGAAAGGTCACGGCGAAAAACACGCAGAAGGCGTTGAAGGCGGCTGAGCCGAAGCAGAGGCAGCGGAAACGTCCCTTGACGGAGCTCAGGTGCTCCAGGTTCACCGTGTTGAGGTCGAGCTCGGCGAATTTGACCGGGTGAGACAAGACGTCTTCTACGGTGACGGGCTTTATGGTGATTTCTGTGTTCGCCATGATGCACCTGCGGGCAAAGTCCGTCATACAGGACATGTCCACCCCGTACTGGCTCTTCACCGTGCTCCAGAATCCGAGACGCTCCTCCACGACGAGGTCATTAATGGGTGCGATGAAGAGCTCGGCTTTATCAGGGAGCATCAGACCTCCAGGTTTGAGCCACCGATCCCGGGCTGAGATCACCGAGTTCAGCATGGACTCATGGAGCAGGGCAtaacccatccactcactcactatcACATCCACCTGCTCAGGGAGCTCCACAGCCTCCAGGGCACCTTTAATCACCTCCACCCTGTCCTCCACTTTGTTCTGCTTTATGATTTTCTCAGCCTGCTCTGCTATGGAGCTGGCCTCCACGGCGTACACCTTCCTGGCCCCAGCCTGAGCACAGAACACACTCAGCACCCCTGTTCCTGCACCCACATCCAGCACAACTTTCCCCTCCATCTCACTTCTACTGTTAAATATGGCTTTTCTGTACGTGTCAGTGCGCACAGTGTCCGCGATCATTTCCTCATGGATACTCACATCCGCATAGCTCTCAAAATACAGCTTATCCTCAGCGGGTTTGTCtagttttcttttcttggaGCCGGCGTGGGACATGTTTCCTTACTCGTCTTCCGATTAATTAAATCCTAAAACACCAAAACTATCCCTAAACCCTACCTATGTGCACTTCTTAGTGTATAAAACAACGCTTTATCACTCACTTTCTAGTGTACTATatgttcacttcagtgtgtttcgGGTTCTTAGGTTTACTTCCGCGGTTGTACCGGTGCATTCTGGGAGATGTAGT contains:
- the prmt6 gene encoding protein arginine N-methyltransferase 6; the encoded protein is MSHAGSKKRKLDKPAEDKLYFESYADVSIHEEMIADTVRTDTYRKAIFNSRSEMEGKVVLDVGAGTGVLSVFCAQAGARKVYAVEASSIAEQAEKIIKQNKVEDRVEVIKGALEAVELPEQVDVIVSEWMGYALLHESMLNSVISARDRWLKPGGLMLPDKAELFIAPINDLVVEERLGFWSTVKSQYGVDMSCMTDFARRCIMANTEITIKPVTVEDVLSHPVKFAELDLNTVNLEHLSSVKGRFRCLCFGSAAFNAFCVFFAVTFPGSRHPLVLSTSPFSPETHWKQAVLYLDQAVEVMQDTLVEGDVHMYPSEEGSRHICIHVDYTVGEEKKKSKTFAISDGSSYAEPQ